Proteins encoded within one genomic window of Bradyrhizobium sp. CB1717:
- a CDS encoding LacI family DNA-binding transcriptional regulator: protein MSVTLKDVAQAARVSVSTASRALTGTGLTSERTQQRLVRIARELGYRPNPIARGLKTGQSRLVALLVHNLTNASFQVMAEVVQARLKALGYQMLLCIGGDDPQQESDTLTTLVDHRIDGLIVVPTGKNGPQLKTLSKDVPIVCLVRRDDATDLETVLADDPQGAYLGTRHLIELGHKRIGLIVGRQDTTSGRERLSGYVRALREAGIARDDTLIHAGHFEPETGATCARKLLDLPRPPSAIFVANHEATLGVLRVTAERNIAIPDDLSLLCYEDMPWFEWHRPAISIVDNGARDLANLAVDRLLHRMDAKGNGNDGVREYRVGARLIQRDSCRQIDAPAPAKSGKSKPSSSKSSAAKSAKV, encoded by the coding sequence ATGAGCGTCACGCTCAAAGATGTGGCACAGGCGGCCCGCGTTTCAGTCAGCACTGCTTCCCGAGCGCTGACGGGAACCGGCCTGACCAGCGAGCGAACGCAGCAGCGCCTGGTGCGCATCGCGCGCGAGCTCGGCTACCGGCCGAACCCGATCGCGCGGGGATTGAAAACCGGGCAGTCGCGGCTGGTGGCGCTGCTCGTCCACAATCTCACCAACGCCTCGTTCCAGGTGATGGCCGAAGTGGTGCAGGCGCGCCTGAAGGCGCTGGGTTATCAGATGCTTCTGTGCATCGGCGGCGACGATCCGCAGCAGGAGAGCGACACCCTGACCACGCTGGTCGATCACCGTATCGACGGGCTGATCGTGGTGCCCACGGGCAAGAACGGCCCGCAGCTCAAGACACTCTCGAAAGATGTTCCGATCGTCTGCCTGGTGCGACGCGATGACGCGACCGATCTCGAGACCGTGCTCGCGGACGATCCGCAAGGCGCTTATCTGGGCACGCGTCACCTGATCGAGCTCGGGCACAAGCGCATCGGGCTGATCGTCGGCCGCCAGGACACCACGTCGGGCCGCGAACGGTTGTCCGGTTATGTCCGCGCGCTGCGCGAGGCTGGCATCGCCAGGGACGACACATTGATTCATGCCGGCCATTTCGAGCCCGAGACCGGCGCAACCTGCGCCCGCAAGCTGCTCGATCTCCCCCGCCCGCCGAGCGCGATCTTCGTCGCCAATCACGAGGCAACGCTCGGCGTGCTGCGCGTCACCGCGGAGCGGAACATCGCCATTCCCGACGATCTCTCGCTGCTCTGCTACGAGGACATGCCGTGGTTCGAATGGCATCGCCCGGCGATCAGCATCGTCGACAACGGCGCACGCGATCTTGCCAATCTCGCCGTCGACCGGCTGCTGCATCGCATGGACGCCAAGGGCAACGGCAATGACGGCGTCCGCGAATATCGCGTCGGCGCCCGGCTGATCCAGCGCGACTCCTGCCGCCAGATCGACGCCCCCGCCCCTGCGAAATCCGGCAAGTCCAAACCGTCTTCATCCAAATCATCTGCGGCCAAATCCGCGAAGGTCTGA
- a CDS encoding acyl-CoA dehydrogenase family protein, with translation MDRFYSQDQKALRETARRFAEAEILPRAAAIDREDRFDRTLYKGMADLGLFGICLREGAGGAGLDAVAACIAMEELSRCSGAVANAFAIPVEAVLFFDHHGTDAHKALIPKILSGDIIPATAVSEPDHGSDVASIRTNAVREGNGWRLNGTKAWVTLGRVADRIMVFARTGADAGHRSISCLLVDGALPGIARGKNEELLGMHGLDDCQITFSDVRLPSDSVMGPENQAFKMAMSNFNFSRLMMASMALGMAQAAFEDATAYAKDRKQFGQAIIGFQAVQFMLADMSTDIAAARLLIHHAARLHDAGEPIAKEAAQAKLFTTDMAMKHVSNALQIHGGNGYSREYRIERIFRDVRLAQIYEGTNQIQRLIIARQVEKEAA, from the coding sequence ATGGACCGCTTCTACAGCCAAGACCAGAAAGCCCTGCGCGAAACGGCCCGCCGCTTCGCCGAAGCGGAGATCCTGCCGCGCGCCGCCGCGATCGACCGCGAGGACCGTTTTGACCGCACCCTTTACAAGGGCATGGCCGATCTCGGCCTGTTCGGCATCTGCCTGCGCGAAGGCGCCGGCGGCGCCGGCCTCGATGCGGTCGCGGCCTGCATCGCGATGGAGGAATTGTCGCGCTGCTCCGGCGCGGTCGCCAACGCCTTCGCGATCCCGGTCGAGGCCGTGCTGTTCTTTGATCATCACGGCACCGACGCGCACAAGGCGCTGATCCCGAAGATCCTGAGCGGCGACATCATTCCCGCCACCGCCGTCTCGGAGCCCGACCACGGCTCCGACGTCGCTAGCATCCGCACCAACGCGGTGCGCGAGGGCAATGGCTGGCGGCTCAACGGCACCAAGGCCTGGGTGACGCTCGGCCGCGTCGCCGACCGAATCATGGTGTTCGCGCGCACCGGCGCAGATGCGGGCCACCGTTCCATCTCCTGCCTCCTCGTCGACGGCGCCCTGCCCGGCATCGCCCGCGGCAAGAACGAGGAGCTGCTCGGCATGCACGGCCTCGACGACTGCCAGATCACCTTCTCCGACGTGCGCCTGCCCTCGGACAGCGTGATGGGACCGGAGAACCAGGCCTTCAAGATGGCCATGAGCAATTTCAACTTCAGCCGGCTGATGATGGCCTCGATGGCGCTCGGCATGGCGCAGGCCGCGTTCGAGGACGCGACCGCCTATGCCAAGGACCGCAAGCAGTTCGGCCAAGCCATCATCGGCTTCCAGGCGGTGCAGTTCATGCTCGCGGACATGTCGACCGACATCGCGGCTGCGCGCCTGTTGATCCACCACGCCGCGCGCCTGCACGATGCCGGCGAGCCGATCGCCAAGGAGGCGGCGCAGGCCAAGCTGTTCACCACCGACATGGCCATGAAGCACGTCTCCAACGCGCTGCAGATCCACGGCGGCAACGGCTATTCGCGCGAATACCGCATCGAGCGCATCTTCCGCGACGTGCGCCTCGCCCAGATCTACGAGGGCACCAACCAGATCCAGCGGCTGATCATCGCCCGCCAGGTCGAGAAGGAGGCCGCGTGA
- a CDS encoding CoA-transferase, with the protein MLSIITAKEAAGLIRDTDTLIVGGNGGTGAAEAILDALEQRFLGGQGPHNLTLINITGVGAVTEKGLCHLAHEGLIARVIGGNFGLQVPFMRLVRDELIDAYNFPQGVMSQLCRAMAAKHPGVLTHVGLNTYMDPRQDGGRMNKRTTAPLVDLLDLHGQSYLLYRVPNPPDVAIIRGTSADEDGYISMEHEGTTREDLSIAQAVHNAGGTVICQVKRIVKRGSIHPQMVKIPGFLIDHVVLEPEQMQTYGTAYDPARCGETRVPVAMITPDPLTERRVIARRAAFELRPRDVVNLGVGISAMIPNVAAEEGISDLITLTVESGVVGGVPGHAREFGTAINPRVILDQAYQFDFYDGGGLSCAFLSFAEVDEAGNVNVTRFGERRDGSGGFIDITQNAKRLIFSGTMTGGKFDIGVENGRLAIRRDGAFRKFVPEVGQISFSASLATQRGQHVSYITERAVFELENGHVTLTEIAPGVRLEEDILAHMGFRPRISPQLKDMDPRIFRSGPMGIAQAFNALPARPRKVA; encoded by the coding sequence ATGCTGAGCATCATCACCGCGAAAGAAGCCGCGGGCCTGATCCGCGACACCGACACGCTGATCGTCGGCGGCAATGGCGGCACGGGCGCTGCCGAAGCCATTCTGGATGCGCTGGAGCAGCGCTTCCTCGGCGGCCAGGGCCCGCACAATCTGACGCTGATCAACATCACCGGCGTCGGCGCCGTGACCGAGAAGGGCCTCTGCCATCTCGCTCATGAGGGCCTGATCGCGCGCGTGATCGGCGGCAATTTCGGCCTGCAGGTGCCGTTCATGCGCCTCGTCCGCGACGAGCTGATCGACGCCTACAACTTTCCGCAAGGCGTGATGAGCCAGCTCTGCCGCGCCATGGCGGCAAAGCATCCGGGCGTGCTCACCCATGTCGGCCTCAACACCTATATGGACCCGCGCCAGGACGGCGGCCGCATGAACAAGCGCACCACCGCGCCACTGGTCGATCTGCTCGATCTGCACGGCCAGTCGTACCTGCTCTACCGCGTCCCCAACCCGCCTGATGTTGCCATCATCCGCGGCACTTCCGCGGACGAGGACGGCTATATCAGCATGGAGCATGAGGGCACGACGCGGGAGGATCTCTCGATCGCGCAGGCCGTGCACAATGCGGGCGGCACCGTGATCTGCCAGGTCAAGCGCATCGTGAAGCGCGGCTCGATCCATCCGCAGATGGTCAAGATCCCGGGCTTCCTGATCGACCACGTCGTGCTCGAGCCCGAGCAGATGCAGACCTACGGCACCGCCTACGACCCCGCTCGCTGCGGCGAGACGCGCGTGCCGGTGGCGATGATCACGCCCGATCCGCTGACCGAACGCCGGGTGATCGCCCGCCGCGCCGCCTTCGAGCTGCGCCCGCGCGACGTCGTCAATCTCGGCGTCGGCATCTCCGCGATGATCCCCAACGTCGCGGCCGAGGAAGGCATCTCCGACCTGATCACGCTGACGGTGGAATCCGGGGTCGTCGGCGGCGTGCCCGGGCACGCCCGCGAGTTCGGCACCGCCATCAATCCGCGCGTCATTCTCGACCAGGCCTATCAGTTCGACTTCTACGACGGCGGCGGCCTCTCCTGCGCTTTCCTCTCCTTCGCGGAGGTGGACGAAGCAGGCAATGTCAACGTCACTCGTTTCGGCGAGCGCCGCGACGGCTCCGGCGGCTTCATCGACATCACCCAGAACGCCAAGCGGCTGATCTTCAGCGGCACCATGACCGGCGGCAAGTTCGACATCGGCGTCGAGAACGGCCGCCTCGCGATCCGGCGCGACGGCGCTTTCCGCAAATTCGTGCCTGAGGTCGGCCAGATCAGCTTCAGCGCCTCGCTCGCCACGCAACGCGGCCAGCACGTCAGCTACATCACCGAGCGCGCCGTGTTCGAGCTCGAGAACGGCCACGTGACGCTGACCGAGATCGCGCCGGGCGTGCGGCTGGAGGAAGACATCCTCGCCCATATGGGCTTTCGCCCACGCATCAGCCCGCAATTGAAGGACATGGATCCGCGCATCTTCCGCTCCGGGCCGATGGGGATCGCGCAAGCCTTCAACGCCCTGCCGGCGCGGCCACGGAAGGTTGCCTGA
- a CDS encoding MaoC family dehydratase, with amino-acid sequence MNASAPINLRYEDIALGAEFETAAHIVTEADIAAFADVTRDHHPLHVDGAYARSRGFPAVIGHGLYGLSLMEGLKSELKLYEETSVASLGWDEVKFKGPIVAGDTLRVRFRFVEKRPTKNPGRGIVVETLDLLNQRDEVVTAARHISLILTRQADAAAAT; translated from the coding sequence ATGAACGCCAGCGCCCCGATCAATCTCCGTTACGAAGATATCGCGCTCGGTGCCGAGTTCGAGACAGCCGCGCACATCGTGACGGAAGCCGATATCGCGGCCTTCGCCGACGTCACGCGCGATCACCATCCGCTCCATGTCGACGGCGCCTATGCGCGCTCCCGCGGCTTTCCCGCGGTGATCGGCCACGGGCTGTACGGCCTGTCGCTGATGGAGGGGCTGAAATCGGAGCTGAAGCTGTACGAGGAGACCTCGGTCGCCTCGCTCGGCTGGGACGAGGTCAAGTTCAAGGGCCCCATCGTCGCCGGCGATACCTTGCGCGTGCGCTTCCGCTTCGTCGAGAAGCGCCCGACCAAAAATCCCGGGCGCGGCATCGTCGTCGAGACGCTCGACCTCCTCAACCAGCGCGACGAGGTGGTGACCGCGGCCCGCCACATCTCGCTGATCCTGACCCGGCAAGCCGATGCTGCGGCGGCCACATGA
- a CDS encoding ABC transporter substrate-binding protein — protein MRFPKTFSVLALLVGLTQAAGAQTCTSKVPASSLIEAPKWQMSINPTLPPQQFVDDKGELQGLNVELAREIAKRICVEAVFLRMDFPPMIPALRSGRFDAINTGLFWTEERSKMLYLVPYAQQAISIYTDPSSSLKLEKFEDLAGRVVGVESATYTERKAREFSTAMEAKGLRPIDLRTFTTVTATSAALRAGQLEAALNINETANSLEQKGIAKIWVRDIAGTDITFAFRDKLLAQAVADALTAIRTDGTYDKLFDKFGMTKLKATTFAIRGDGPTN, from the coding sequence ATGCGATTTCCAAAAACCTTCTCCGTCCTCGCCCTGCTGGTCGGCCTGACGCAGGCCGCCGGCGCCCAGACCTGTACATCGAAAGTGCCGGCGTCCAGCCTGATCGAGGCGCCGAAATGGCAGATGTCGATCAACCCGACACTGCCGCCGCAGCAATTCGTCGACGACAAGGGCGAGTTGCAGGGTCTCAATGTCGAGCTCGCCCGCGAGATCGCCAAGCGCATCTGCGTCGAGGCGGTATTCCTGCGCATGGACTTCCCGCCGATGATCCCGGCGCTGCGCTCGGGCCGCTTCGATGCCATCAACACCGGACTGTTCTGGACCGAGGAGCGCTCCAAGATGCTGTACCTAGTGCCCTACGCGCAGCAGGCGATCAGCATCTACACCGATCCCTCCTCCAGCCTGAAGCTGGAGAAGTTCGAGGATCTCGCCGGCCGCGTGGTGGGCGTGGAATCGGCGACCTACACCGAGCGCAAGGCGCGTGAGTTCAGCACGGCGATGGAGGCCAAGGGCCTGAGGCCGATCGATCTGCGCACCTTCACCACCGTCACCGCCACCTCGGCGGCGCTGCGCGCCGGCCAGCTCGAGGCCGCGCTCAACATCAACGAGACCGCCAACTCGCTCGAGCAGAAGGGCATCGCAAAAATCTGGGTCCGCGACATCGCCGGCACCGACATCACCTTCGCCTTTCGTGACAAGCTGCTCGCCCAGGCCGTCGCCGACGCTCTCACCGCGATCCGCACTGATGGCACCTATGACAAGCTGTTCGACAAGTTCGGCATGACCAAGCTGAAGGCGACCACGTTTGCCATCAGGGGAGATGGGCCGACGAATTGA